AAGAGATTTTGCAATATACCAACTTCTGGGTTTTGAGAATTGTCAACTAGGTTGCATAGGGCGTTGGCTTTATTAGAAATTGTGTTAGCGTATTCGAGAGGTGTATCTTTGGGATTACGAACTTTTAAAGCTTCGTCATAAGCTGCGATCGCTCTTAAGTTATTCTCTAGAGGATGGTCACTCACTAAATACTGCAAAGCGTTACCCAAATTGTTTTGCAACATCGCATATTCTTTGGGATGGTCGTGCAGCTGAATATGCTTGAGTGCGACTTCAAAAGTCTGTATTGCTAATCCCTGACACAAATATTCTCGTTCCGATGCTAGGGGCATGGAAAGGTAGGCGATCGCAATATTGTTGTATAAGATGGCATATTCTTGGGGATAATCTTGCCAGGTAAACACCCGCAAAGCCTCGTGATAAGCTTTGATGCTATCTGTTGTCCGCGCTAAATTGAAAGGTACTAACAATTGCAACACCAACCCCAAATTCATCTGTGCCTCTGCCACTTCTGTTGGCGAAGCTAACTGTTGTAAAATTGGCAATGCTTCTTCATAGCCAGCTTTCGCTTGCAGCAGCAGTTGCGTCCCTACATCCGGAATCTCTTGTAACGTCCCAGCCATCCCCACCTGAGCTTTGGCTTTGAGTAAGGGATAGTCCTCACCGCACATTTCATAGGCCCGGTAATACAAAGAAACTGCATTCCGCAAGTCTTTAACAGTTTGGGGCTTTTTTTGAAAACCTAGTGCTACCTCGATCAGCATCTGGATTTTTTCTTCTGTAGTTGCTGACTCCGATGCAATGGCTGCAATGGCCTCCGTCACTGCTGAATCTGTCATGCTAGGGGTCATAACTACCGTAATCTGGCCGTTTGGGGAATGGAATTTTTCAACGCCACGACAGATGAAGACACAAATATCTGTCTCATCAAGGGATATACATACTCAGCCGATTTACGCAGATTCTGAATTTCTTAAGCGAAACTCCCCGATTTTCCCCAATATCACCCCGTCTCTTTCTCCTCCTCACTACTTAAACCTGACAACACCCGCTGCTTTCAAATCCAATACAGGGAGGTTAGTCAACCTAGAGTGGGCATGAAAAAGGGAAACCAAAATTTCCAGGTACTTTCACCAGTAGTTTAGGGAACTATCCTGGAATTGAATTAATCAAGCTTTTAAACTATAAAACAATTTATTGGCAAATTTCTAGAGGGAAATTGCCAATATTAACAACAGTTTTAAATACCTTAAGTGTTGGTTAAAGTATTTTGTATCAACTGCTAACAAATAGGGAATATTTAATTTAAAATATTAAATATATTATATGCATTAACGACATTAATGTCAGCAAATATGAATAATAATTTTGTATCGCCATAAAACATTTAAGTACTAATAACTATTTAGTTTTTACTGCCAAAGTTATTACACTGCAATACTTTAGGAAAAATTTTCAAGATTAATTGAGCTAAAAATCTGACAAGAGATTATATATTATCCATACTTTTTTCATAAAATCAGTCATAGCTATAACCTTTTTGTTAAAATTGGCATCTATTAAAATTTTTCGCAATTATTAATTTTTATTTAACTAAAAGAAATAAATTAAAAAAATATCTTAATTTTAAAGATCTAGATTAGAAAACAGGTGATATCGCTACAATCCTTATCATCTGAATCATGCATCATAACTAGTAAAAAAATACCTAGCCGATGACTAACGTACTATGGCTACAAGGTGGTGCTTGTTCGGGTAACACTATCTCTTTCCTGAACGCCGAAGAACCGACAGTATGCGATTTGATTAGCGATTTTGGCATCAAAGTGCTTTGGCATCCATCCTTAGGGTTGGAACTGGGCGATAACTTACAACAACTACTACGAGATTGCATTTCTGGCAAAATTCCCCTAGATATATTGGTATTTGAAGGTACTGTTGTTAACGCCCCCAACGGCACAGGGGAATGGAACCGCTTTGCCGATCGCCCAATGAAAGACTGGTTAACAGACCTCTCGCAAGCTGCGAGTTTTATTGTGGCTGTAGGAGACTGTGCGACATGGGGAGGAATTCCCGCGATGTCACCCAACCCCAGCCAGTCTCAGGGTTTGCAATTTCTCAAGCGTAAAGAAGGCGGATTTTTAGGTAAAGACTTTCGCACTAAATCTGGATTACCTGTAATTAACATTCCCGGATGTCCAGCCCATCCAGACTGGATTAGTCAAATTTTAGTTGCGATCGCCACTGGACGCATCGGCGACATTGCCCTTGATGAATTCCATCGTCCGCAAACCTTCTTCAACACCTACACCCAAACAGGTTGTACCCGTAACGTCCACTTTGCTTACAAAGCCTCAACCGCCGAATTTGGTCAACGTAAAGGCTGCCTATTCTACGACCTAGGTTGTCGCGGCCCTATGACCCATTCCTCTTGCAACCGCATCTTGTGGAACCGCGTTTCCTCCAAAACCCGCGCTGGTATGCCCTGTTTAGGTTGCACCGAACCAGAATTTCCCTTCTACGACCTCAAGCCAGGAACAGTCTTCAAAACTCAAACAGTTATGGGAGTTCCGAAAGACTTACCGCCTGGAGTCAAACCCAAAGACTACGCTGTCCTCACAATGGTTGCCAAAGATATCGCACCAGATTGGGCAGAAGAAGACTTTTTCACAATCTAGTCAAGAGTCCAAAGTCAAAAGTCCAGAGTAATTAAACTTGACTCTTGACCCTTGACCCTTGACTCTTGACTCTTGACCAATGACAAAGGACAAATGACAAATGACAATTAAAACATTAGACATCTCGCCAGTTGGTAGAGTCGAGGGCGATTTAGATGTACGAGTGGAAATTGAAGATGGGTATGTCGTCAACGCTTGGACACATGCCGAACTCTTCCGAGGATTTGAAATCATCCTGCGTGGTAAAGACCCCCAAGCCGGATTAATTGCCACACCTCGTATTTGCGGTATCTGCGGTGGTTCTCACCTGACTTGTGCATCTTGGGCGTTAGATACAGCATGGGGAACAGAAGTTCCACGTAATGCGATTTTGGCGAGAAATTTAGGTCAAATTGTTGAAACAATTCAAAGCATACCTCGCTACTTTTATGCTTTATTTGCTATTGACTTAACTCATAGAAAGTATCGCAATAGCCGTTTTTATGAAGAAGCTACGAGACGCTTCGCTGCCTTTACAGGAACCTCTTACGAACTAGGGGTGACAATTGCTGCCAAACCGGTAGAAATTTATGCCCTCTTAGGTGGTCAATGGCCTCATTCTAGTTATATGGTTCCTGGTGGTGTCATGTGCGCCCCTACCCTCACCGATATTACCCGCGCTTGGTCTCTTTTAGAATACTTCCGCACCAACTGGTTAGAACCAGTATGGTTGGGTTGTTCCCTAGAACGCTACGAACAAATCCAGACTTATGATGATTTCATGGATTGGCTAGACGAAGACCGCAAGCATCGGGAATCCGACTTGGGTTTATATTGGCGCATGGGTCTAGATATTGGTCTCGATCGATATGGCGCTGGTACTGGTAAATATGGGACTTGGGGATATTTACCTCACGAAGACAAATATCAAAATCCCACGATTGAAGGGCGAAATGCTGCCACAATTATGAAAAGTGGAGTGTACGACAGCTTCACCGACACCCACACATTGCTGGATCATACCTTTGCCCGCGAGAATACAACTCACTCGTGGTATGACGAAGGAACCGCAGACGTTCACCCCTTCGATCGCGTCACTAATCCGATCCAGAAAAATACAAAAGACTTCGATAATGCCTATTCTTGGGCTACTTCAGTACGTCACCAAGACTTTGGGCGTTTAGAAGTTGGTGCTTTAGCGCGTCAATTGGTCGCAGGTGGTAAGCATGGCGAGTCTTGGCAACATCAGGATGGGTTTATTCTAGACGTGTTCAAGCAGATGGGTGGCCCTAGTATCCATGTGCGTCAGTTGGCGCGCGTCCACGAACTTGTGAAATTGTATAGACAAGCCGAACATTGCTTGCGCGAGTTCAAATTAAACGACCCCTGGTATATCAAACCCAAAGAAAAAGATGGTAGAGGTTGGGGTGCAACCGAAGCTGCAAGAGGTTCTTTGTGCCATTGGGTAGAAATAGAAGGCGGTAAGATTAAGAACTACCAAGTAATTGCGCCTACTACATGGAACGTCGGCCCTCGCGATGGTGAAGGTGTACGCGGCCCGATTGAAGAAGCTTTAATTGGGACACCAATTTACGATTCTAGCGATCCTGTGGAAGTAGGTCACGTTGCGCGATCGTTTGACTCTTGTTTGGTGTGTACAGTTCACGCCCACGACGCCAAAACTGGTAAAGAGTTAGCACGTTTCCGGACTGCTTAATTTAGTTATCAGGTGCGTTAGTCATCAGATAACGCACCAAAATTTCTATACAGTTAGGGTGAGTTAATTTGCTCAATTCATACAACGTAGGACATAAAATACGCTAGCCGTTGCCAAACAGATCCATTGAAGTGAAACAGCAAGTAGTATCCACAAGCAGAGTAAGCAATGTGAACCAGCCCATAATCGCATGATTCGCTAAACCCAACTCGCGATAAGGTAAAAATTCCACGAGCTTTTTGAGATTCGTGAGGTTCAAGTTCTGAGACAAAGCGATATCCATTTTCAACTTGAAATCGCTTCTCTAAACGCCACTCATGCGTATTTTTCGCTTCATAATCTTCAATCATACCCTTGCATCTTAAACACTCATACTTAAATGCACCAGAGAAGCGTGGGCGATCGCTGTGATATTTGTGAAATGGATCGTCAGCCGTGTAGTCACTGAAGACTGTATCGGGGCGATGAAACAGAAATAAATTTCTTTCTTGACAAATAGCAGTATAAATATCGTATTCAGCTTGTAAGATTGCGCTCTCAGATTTCATAATACTGTGTTGCGATCGCCATAACTCATCACTATATTAAAAAAAGACATAATAAAAAACTCCACTTGTAAAAAGGTGGAGTCTTTGCATCTAAATCAGCAAATGTTTATTGATATCTGACAGTTAGAATTAATCAACAGCAACTAACACGTCTGAAGCTTTGATAACAGCGTAAGCTTGCTTACCTTCTGATAATCCCAGTTTATCTGCTGATGATTTTGTAATTATTGCTACTACTTCTACACCAGGAGCTATTTCTAATGTGACTTCACTATTTACAGAGCCAGCAACAACTTTTTTCACAGTAGCTTTCAAAGAATTACGAGCGCTAATTTCCATTTTTGCATACCTTCTTAGTTATTTGTACGTAAAACATTAGCAAATATTTATATTATGTATATCAATCTTTTATTCTTTTTTAAGAATCTAAGTTAGCTATATAACAAGATAGATGAAACAATCTATTTATTTCTATCTTTTGGTTATTACCTACTGTTCGTTTTGCCAGTAGATGAGCATGAAATCTCCATGCATTAGCATTGAACGTTAATTGTTAATCTTAAGAAAAAACTAAAATATCGCGTAAATAATGATTGTCTAATAGTCAATCGTTATTTTTACTTAATCCAAGATAATATCCAATTTTAATCGTTATATGTATTGACAATTGAGCAATTTATTCCTCATTGCTCCAATACTGTTGTTATGGCGGTTAGTTATTAGCCTATTGTCAGAAAATAAAAAGTAAAAATTACAACTTTTTTAGCCTTTTTTACACTTTTTACCGATGAAATATCTGGGGATCTTTATAAATCATTCATAATTGAAACTTATGATAGTGATACTATATAGGTAAGCTAAATTGTTGCCAGTCAACCAGACTTCAGCAAAAGCGATTACAGACTTAACTCAGACATTCCTAACTTAATGCTGGTTGAGTTTAAAAATGAGGCAGAATATCTAAGATCTTCAAGAGAAGGAAGAGGGGAATATGCGTAAGTCTTCTGTCTCCAAATAACCAGAGTATTTAAGTTGTGAAATAGATTTATCTTTCTTCAACGGAATGTCTAATTTCCGTAACCACTTTTTCATGCGGCGAAGTCATTTTCTAATAATTAAATTTGAATTTGAATAAGTCGCATCAATAAAATGCAGTTTGGGAAGAATTGCAGCAGTTTAGAATCAATTCCCTTACTTGCAAAACAAATTTAAGGAGCCAGAATTATGAGAGCTAAACAGATTATGACTCAAGATGTAGCTACTATTCGCGGTTCCGCTAGTGTAGCAGAAGCAGTCAAATTAATGCGGCTCAAAGAATTACGGGCGTTGATTGTAGAACCTCGTCACAGTGGTGATGCTTACGGTATTGTCACCGAAACTGATATTGTGTCCAAGGTTGTTGCTTATGGCAAAGATCCTGAACGGATGCATGTTTATGAAATTATGAGCAAACCCTGCGTTGTGGTCAATCCCGACCTTGATGTAGAATATGTGGCGCGGTTATTTGCTAATACTGGTGTATGGCGTGCGCCTGTAATCCAAGGTGAATTGCTGGGCATTATTTCTGTCACAGATATTATCACCAAGGGGGACTTTGTAGAAAAACCAAAATTAAAATTTGTGCAGAAAGAACTTCACAAAGCTATCTCCAATGCTCGCTCAATTACTGCTAATTATGGTGCGGATTCTAAACGAGCCGACGAAGCTTGGGATTTAGTAGATGAACTGGAAGCTGAAGCTGGTTACTATGGCGCACCTAAACCAGAAAAAACTGCAAGACAGTTATTCTCTGAAGGTCGAGAATATGTGTCTGTAGGTTAATCGATTTGTCTTGTAAGATGTACTGTTTAAAGCATCAATTTTCTCATCGCATAACTCAGTAGCCTGCTAATTCTCTATCTCTTGTTAGCTTTCTCTCCTGAGATAAAAGTTGAAAAACTTAGGTAGTCTGGATAGATACCAGGTTGGATAATGCAACTATTGCATACTGACTAAATTGGTGCTTTACCAATCGGTGATGGTTCGTGAATAGGAAGTATTTGCTGTTAATTGTTCTTGTTTAACAGTTACCATACATTCCTCATAGTTTAATGGGTCTCATAGCATTTCTGTAACATGGTGGGTAATGCCCACCATTACCTTTTCTAAGAATTGCTATAGTCATCTTGTTTGGATTGGGAATTTTTCTTTAGGGTTATCCTTTGTCATTTGTAAGAAACTACAAATGATAGGGATTGGTATGTTGATTATTTGTTTACAGATCTATCCATAGACAGGATGTTTATGAGTTCAAGAAATCAGCAAAATCTCAGCAAAACCACAAGCCAATGGTTGCGCGATAAAGGTTACAATCTCGATGACTTAAATCAGCCTGGTGAGAATGGCGATACGGCTTTGATGAAAGCTACTAGAGAAGGAATTTACGCGGTAGTTAAAGAACTAATTGCTTTAGGCGCAGATATCAATATCAGAAACAATGATGGTAATAATGCTCTCTGGTTTGCTTGTTTTGGCAACTACTTCGATTTAATGAATTTGTTGCTTGCTGCCAACATCAATATTGATAACCAAAATGATAACGGGGCTACTGTTTTGATGTATGCAGCATCAGCGGGAAAGACAGAAGTAGTTAAATTGTTGTTACAACATCATCCTAACATAAATTTAAAAAACTTAGACGATTTTAAAGCTATAGATTTTGCTAGCAATATAGAAGTCTTAAGGATACTCAAAAATGCCTCCAAGTAAGCTATCAGAGCTAGATTATCATCAAGCAACAAAGCATTCTTACTTATCGGTACAGATCGATCCAAATTATGTGGATGCGTCAACTCAACCATCTGTATTTAAAGTTTATCCAAAGTTTTATAGAAGAGTGAAATTAAATCTCAATAATCCCGTTCACTCATTTATCAGCTTAACCAGTACTATAACTCTGGAAAAGATGTATAAGGATGGTTTGCAGAAACTGCGTGTAAATCCATCTGCGGGCGCGTTGTATCCGACAGAAGTTTATGTACAGATTCGCGATATCGAGGGAATAGTCAACGGGATATATCATTTAGAAGTTGAGAATAATTGTCTAACTCTGATTTATGAATTAATTGATGATGGCTTAGAGAGCTATATTATACCGGGCAAAAGTATAAATGGATTCATTTTTTTAATTAGTTGTGTTTATTATAGGTCTAGCTGGAAATACAAAGACAGGAGCTTGAGATATTGTTGGCTAGATAGCGGACACCATTTAGGTGCAATTGCTGCTTCAGCCTATATTCACGACCAAGAGATACAACTTATTTTTGATTTTGATAAACTCGCTCTCAATGCAGCTTTAGGGTTTGAGAATAAAGAGTTTATTACGGCTTGTGCGATTTCTGGAGAAGTGCAAGAAAAGAAAATCAGACATTTAAGGTTGCAAGTCCCTTTTGTCTGTGGCACTGATTATTTTGAAGCCAATGAATTTGTAGAATCAGGCTATCAAAAAACATCGCTCCAGAAAAGTCGCCAACAAAAATTACTCCATCCCCAGTTTAACTTTGACAAGGATAAATTTTTCCAGACTGTTTGGATGAGGCGCTCAAGTAGACGTTTTTATAAACAGTCCATTTCTCAAGAAAATTATTGGCGGATATTGCAACATCTTGCGCAGCCGATACCAACAGAGAATTTTGAGGAGATAGAAATTTACTCCGTTATTCATCAAGTTAGGGGAATAACTCCAGGTTTATATAAGGGAAAGCATCTAATTAAGGCGGGCAATTTTAGCGAAAAAACAGGTTACTTGTGCATTAATCAAGCAATTGCAAAAGACAGCGCTGTAACTTTATTTTTTGTGTCCGACTATATAAATTATCAAACGGCTATGCAAATAGCTGGCTTTTTAGGGCAAAGAGTGTATCTTGTTAGCAATTTTTGGGGCATCCATTGTAGTGCAATTGGTGCTTTCTATGATGATGAAACTCAAGAATTCTTACAAACTAATAAAGATGTTCTCTATGCAATGGCAATTGGCGTATAAGTGAGGAAAAAAAGAAGATGGCTAAAGAAATTTACTCTCCAGAAGATGATTCGCATCCAATGCAACTGACTTCAGCAGATATTATCCTGCGTCAGCAACTAGAATATTCTATTAGCAGGTACTTTTATGAAGCCTGCGATCGCACTATCCAAAGTCTGTTATCTAGCTGTCGTTGGTATTTCACCACCCACTCCAGTGTAATGGTGCTAGTTATCGAATGTCCCGATCCTGTTACCAACTGGCGCGTCTTACAAAAAATTGTCCCAATGGCGACAATACTCAACCCCATTGTCAGCAGCGCCAAAATCCGCGTCTGTCCCCCAGAAAGCCAAGGTATACCTTTTGAAATGAGAGTAGATGAACTTGCTGTTTATCGTGACTTAGCTGGGTAGAGAAATTTTCTGATTACGAATTACTCATTATTCTGTCTGATAGTTGCAGCTACCTCTTCAAAAACCAGATCGGCAGAATGTTTAACCGCAGGACTTAACTCCAATCCTAAATCAAGATTTGCTGCTTCAATGAGGTAAACTGTCACCTCTTCGGGAAAGTCATTTTGAAAGATTTTCCGTCCAGCGGCTAAAGCATTATCCCAGCGAAAATCATGCAAGTTATAACTAGGTTCCGGTAAAGCTTCCAATTCTTTACCTGGAACCTTAAAAACTGCACCTGGCTCTGAACCAGTCGAACTTGCATCAATAATAATTAATTGTTTACTACCTCTAGCTTGAAACATTACTTCCATCCCTGCGGTTCCACAGTCATACACTCGCACATTGGGATGGGGATTTTGGGCTAGATATTGTTGTAGGCGTTGGGCAACAATTACACCTACAGCATCATCACTGCGATTGAGATTACCACAACCAATAATAGTTAGCATTTGTTGATTAATTCGTTATAATAACCCAGCATCGCGACGTGACCAAAAATCATCTCGCGCAGCTTGCTCTTCAAGAAGTTTAGCCTGTTTTACCTTATCTAAGTTTGCCTGAAAATTATCTACAATAGCCTTTTCAATTTCCAAATATTTTATGCTACGAACAGTATGGACTGGCTGAACTAGGGATACTAAAGCAGCACCAAATTTTGTTACTATAATTTCTTCAGTCTGACCCGAATATTGTTTGCCAATCTTGATGTACCAAGCAAACATTTCACAGTTATTAGAATGTATATTGTACTCACCAAATACATTAGTGTATTCATGAACACGTTTTAGCTCTTCTTCTGTTAATTTAATTGTTCCTTTCCATTCAACTCCACTAGGCCCCCAGCCAACAGAGTTATTAAAATCGCCATCCTGGCTGAGGTAATAGTGACGAGCAACTCCTAATGTACAATCAATAGGTATGCTATAAATACTAACCATACATTCAGTACTAATAATTACATGATAATGATATTTTAACCAACTTAAGTATCAGTATTATATAGAAATATTACTTAATTTTTGAACAAATTTTGTACACTTGAAATTTAAATATAGTTATCAAGTTGCCCGACTTCTTAAAGAAATCGGGTATCTAACTTTTTACAAACTAGAGCTAGTATTACTTATAAACTAAAACTCTACACCATGTTTTTTGGCAATTTGAATTAGTTTCTCACACTGTTTTTGTGCGGCTTCTAGTAATAAAGCATCTGCTTTTTCTGAAGTACTACCATCTTTAGGAATTAAGTACTTAACATAAAGTGAGACAAAATCAACTAAAGCCGCTACGCCAGATAAAGCGTGTTTATCTGCTTCTTTACCCGCGATCGCAGCTACTAAACCTGCTTTAATTGGGTCTGGTTTGACTTTCATAAACTGGTCAATCAGTTTGGGAATGTAGTCTTGTGGTGGTAAGTTATTTAACTTACTTGTATCTGGAGCAAAATCAATTCCTGCTGTTTTCGCCTGCTCTAAAACGCACCATTCTGTAAATTCTTGGAGTGCGGT
The genomic region above belongs to Calothrix sp. NIES-2098 and contains:
- a CDS encoding [NiFe] uptake hydrogenase small subunit, which codes for MTNVLWLQGGACSGNTISFLNAEEPTVCDLISDFGIKVLWHPSLGLELGDNLQQLLRDCISGKIPLDILVFEGTVVNAPNGTGEWNRFADRPMKDWLTDLSQAASFIVAVGDCATWGGIPAMSPNPSQSQGLQFLKRKEGGFLGKDFRTKSGLPVINIPGCPAHPDWISQILVAIATGRIGDIALDEFHRPQTFFNTYTQTGCTRNVHFAYKASTAEFGQRKGCLFYDLGCRGPMTHSSCNRILWNRVSSKTRAGMPCLGCTEPEFPFYDLKPGTVFKTQTVMGVPKDLPPGVKPKDYAVLTMVAKDIAPDWAEEDFFTI
- a CDS encoding nickel-dependent hydrogenase large subunit; translated protein: MTIKTLDISPVGRVEGDLDVRVEIEDGYVVNAWTHAELFRGFEIILRGKDPQAGLIATPRICGICGGSHLTCASWALDTAWGTEVPRNAILARNLGQIVETIQSIPRYFYALFAIDLTHRKYRNSRFYEEATRRFAAFTGTSYELGVTIAAKPVEIYALLGGQWPHSSYMVPGGVMCAPTLTDITRAWSLLEYFRTNWLEPVWLGCSLERYEQIQTYDDFMDWLDEDRKHRESDLGLYWRMGLDIGLDRYGAGTGKYGTWGYLPHEDKYQNPTIEGRNAATIMKSGVYDSFTDTHTLLDHTFARENTTHSWYDEGTADVHPFDRVTNPIQKNTKDFDNAYSWATSVRHQDFGRLEVGALARQLVAGGKHGESWQHQDGFILDVFKQMGGPSIHVRQLARVHELVKLYRQAEHCLREFKLNDPWYIKPKEKDGRGWGATEAARGSLCHWVEIEGGKIKNYQVIAPTTWNVGPRDGEGVRGPIEEALIGTPIYDSSDPVEVGHVARSFDSCLVCTVHAHDAKTGKELARFRTA
- a CDS encoding Molybdenum-pterin binding protein encodes the protein MEISARNSLKATVKKVVAGSVNSEVTLEIAPGVEVVAIITKSSADKLGLSEGKQAYAVIKASDVLVAVD
- a CDS encoding hydrogenase maturation protease encodes the protein MLTIIGCGNLNRSDDAVGVIVAQRLQQYLAQNPHPNVRVYDCGTAGMEVMFQARGSKQLIIIDASSTGSEPGAVFKVPGKELEALPEPSYNLHDFRWDNALAAGRKIFQNDFPEEVTVYLIEAANLDLGLELSPAVKHSADLVFEEVAATIRQNNE